The nucleotide sequence CGACGATGAAGCTGATTGCTCTGAAATGGATTTCGCCACCGAgaatcatgatgatgatgaaattCACCTGCGCTGGATAATCGCTAGCgcacagccccacggtgggcaccaactatcaAGGCAACGATCCTGACAACGAGTACTAGAGGTATGAACAAGGGAGCCTAGTTACCGCGCAAGTGTGACACTCGGTTTTTATGAGTTCGGGCCCCTTTCGGAGAAggtaacatccctacgtctcgtGCCCGGAGGCTTGTTTTCTCTTGGGGTATATGATTACAATGGATGTTGAACCCTTGCCATGGAGGAggtgggtggcttatatagagtgcgcctcgGCCTCTTTATTGCCACGTTACAAGGGGGTTTAATGACTATAACTATGGCGGTTACAGGTGGTAATAGCCACGACTACGACAGTTATAGGTTACGGTAGCCATGACTATACTTCAAGTCCAACTTAAGACTACTCCACCGTTGCAGCTCCCACATCATCGTTACGCCTCCTCTATCCGAGTGGTGATGGCTGGCCGATTGGAGGGAAGACATCCGAGTGTCGTCGGTGTATCCGAGTGGATTCTTTGTGATGCGCATCTGGATGCACCTGTGGTCCAGGGACCTCCCAATGATGGTGTGggaccctaggtgggccttagatGTTAGGTCCTTGACCCTACCAGTGGTAGGTGACCCCATCAGTGCAACGAGACCCCGACAGGCCGGACACATTCTCTTGGTCGTGCGCTGCCTCAGGTATCTACTCGGCTAAATCCACTTACGATCGGCTATGCTAAGAGCTCCCTGACAGCTCATTTTTCCCTGCTATATGGAGAAGCTGGGCACCTCTCAAGTGCAAGATTTTCACCTGGCTAGCTGCACAATATCGCCTTTGGACCTCTGACCGTCGCGCCCGGCATGGGTTACAAGACACGGCTTCGGCATGCTTCACATGTTTACAAGAGGAAGATAATGTTGACCACAACTTCGTGCAATGTGTCTATGCTCAAGAGACCTGGCATCATTATCTAGATGCTTTATAGTTACCTATCCACGGGCCAGTGGCAACATACATTTCTTGGGATGGTGGATGTTACACAGACAGCAATTCAACAAGGTTGAGAGGCAAGGCTTCGACTCCTTTGTCATCTGCACGTTATGGTCATTGTGAAAGCAAAGAAATACTCGCGTCCTCAATTGAGCAGAGCAACAAATGGAAGCGCAAACGCTTGTTTCTAAAATTCTAGACGAGATTAGGACTGGAAACTCGCACTAAGGGTGACCAGGGTGAGTGGGTTTTGGTCTTGGGTTGCTCGCAACTTGATTGACCTCTTGAAATCGTTGTTTCTATCTTCTACAAAAATATGGTCCGCAATTTTTGTACTCTTGAAAAAAATCCTTCAAAAGGGAGCAGCTACCAACCACCAGCAAGATACACGAGCAATGTAGTAAATgagttcacccgcaaaaaaaacataGTAAATGAGAGAGAGACGCAAAATTGTGAGCGTGAGTCTGCTTTCGTGTACCGAAAGAAAAACCTTGCAAGAGAATGGTAGTAGTATTCGAGTGCTTTTAATAAGGGAGAAATagctaaaaaaaaagagaaaatagagggagagggagagggaaacggGGAGACGGACGCAGGAGAGACAGAGGATAGAAAAGTGGCGGGCAAATACTCTTGCTCTGTGTGACCTGTGACCGTCGCCCAGAAGTAAAAATTGTGAACGCGTCAGTCAGCTTTAATGCAAGGAAAACAAACCTTGCACCAAAATGGCAAAATGGCAGCTCAGTGCTTTGATAAACGAGAAAAGAGACGGGGAGGAAAATGGAGCCACGGAGACAAGACGAGAGGAAAGTGAGGGGCAAGCGTTCTTCCTCTTTGTGACTTCTCTGTGGAGCGTGGAGAGGCCACCATTAAAACCCCACTCCCCTGCCTCGCACCTCCGGCTCCGGGACCCCGACGAACACCGAGGAAGCCATTGTGAGGTACTCTCGGTCCGCCCCCAAATCCAGGTCCCTCTCTTCCTCCGCTTCTTCATGGCAGTCCCAAATCCCGTCTCTTTACCGCGGATTATCGCATCTTGCTGTCCTTCACTTCTTCTTCTGGAGTTGAGGGTTTCcagcttttcctttttcttttcacgAAACAGGATTCAGGTTTCTTCATGGAAGCCGCAAATCCCATCTCTTTACCGAGGATCGCATCCTATCGTTCTTCACTTTTTCTTCTGGAGTTGAGGGTTTTTCAGActtccagtttttcttttcttttcacgaAACAGGGATTCAGGGTTTTGCGCTGCAAATTGTTGGCTTTCTTTCCCAATCGATCGAGGGGTACAGCGCGTAGGTTTTTAATCGATCTGTTCGTGTCCAGGGACTTCTACTTCttgttctttcttttattttggcgGGTAATGATTTTTACATGCCGTGGTAATTATTTTTCATCGAGGTTGACTCTGCCCCTCAAGATTCTGTATGTTCTTAACCCTGCATTATGGCATGATAGTTACAATTTTTGTGTGCCTACTGTGGTTCTTCAGTACTAGTAGTCTATATGATGATGTGCTACCTTTACCTGAGATGTGATATGATTTAATCTCACTTGCAGACGacgggagaagaggaaggggcagATCTATGGGCAACTGCAAGAGTTCATGTATGTATGTCTAGTCAATCGTGATGTTTTGACTGTCTTTTATAAACCAAATAGAAGTTCGATGTTTGTACTGTGTCTTTTATAAACTATAAAAGTTAGATGTGATTTACAGTATAAATCCTTGGCAAAAGTCAAGGCGGAATATGAAATCCTAGCTCTGAATTGAAGATGGCTAGCTAGTATGTTGGGTATATCACTCTCCTTATCTAGAAACACGAAGTTGTTTGAGTGCTGGTCTTGATGTCTTCTGGATTAGAAGCGGTAGTACGGGCTAATGACATACTATAAGAAAGTACAAGTATTTGTGCTTTGTTCTACCCCTGATTGGTGACATGAATAACCTAGTATGCGTTCAAGATTTTGATCCATTTAATCAGAACATAAAAAACTTATATGCTGTTGTTCATTCTTGCGGTTGTCGATATTGTACTCTGTTCATTTGGAACTGCAACATGCACATGAATTTTCTCATAGCATATTCTCTCCTTTGTTTTCTAATTTTGAGTTATTACATTTGTGCAAATATCAGCTCGTGCACTCCTAGGAAAGGCCCATGTTGATCCGGACTCAGAATGGAGGATGCAGGACTTTGGAAAGACCCATGTTCCAGATTTAGAATGGAGGATTAATGACTTCTCATCGCTGCTTGAGACAGGAGCTAAGTCAGCAACATCTGACACTTTTCACTGCTCTGGGTATAACTGGTATGCACCATAATTGCAAAAGGAAGTCTGCAAAAAATTTGTATTAGCTGTAAATACCATCTGGTTTGTTTTAGTAGAAAAGGTAATTATATGTTATCCATATACACATTGATTTAGGATGCCATTCACTCACAATGATGTTTCGATCGATCATCGATGTAATCAAATTAGCAATCACAATCTCATAAACAAACAGTCTGTCGCTAAAGTTGATACAGTGCATGAAGTGAAGAAATTAGACGGCACTCCTACTTCAATTATGAATTTTAGAGGGACTTTGGTTTTTTCCTATGATTTCATTTACCAGGCACCTGGAAgtgtcccccgcaaaaaaaaaggcaCCTGGAAGTGAAACCAATGCATAAAAAAGCTGGTTCATCAACGCCATATGTTGCTCTTCGTCTTGTGGCATTCCGACCAAGCTTGGTGCCAGGTCACATGGTGCATCCGGTGTTTGAGTTGTCAATATACAACCATTCAAGACGAATGTACTGTGGATGCAAAGGTAGTCTCATGGATGTGTTTTTTCAAGCACGTCCATCATATTATAGCTATGAATCCATACTCCTCTGTGTGTCATAAGTTTGAGATATAAATACCATGATTCTATCATTACAAGTCAATATCTGTAAATATCAAAATATGGTCAAGTACAATGTTTTGGCATTAACAAGTCGCGTTGTATTTGCTTTGCTGTCAAGGTTCTCTGTAGACCTTCAGGAATTTGGATGGTTCTGATGGCATACACATGTATCTCACTTGAGACATTACAAGTTTCACACTTGAGTCTATTATGGTTCAGATAGCATACGCATGTTTCTCTTTAAATTTGATTATCATCATCTGGATGTAATTCACTACCTTGCTTTCTTAACTAGGGTGAAGGTTAGTTAGATATTATTTGGTAATATTTGCTTCTTGCATACAAGTTCTTCGCTGTCTAATCTTCCAAGTTCTAACCTTTACCTAAGTGCAGCTAGCTACAACTTTGGTTTCAAGAATATCTTCTCGAAGGAGCATTGCTTGATTCCTCTTCAGGAGCTACTGAAATCATCTgcttttctagttgatgatagctgTGTCTTCGGTGTGGAGATATTAAAAATTGATGTCTCTTCTCCTGAAAAGAAGGCTGTTGTGGTTCAGAAGAAGCCTACGACAGTTCAGAACCTCTTTGTTCAGAAGAAGGGGTTCGTCAAAGGGACATACACTTGGAACATGAACAATTTCCTTGAACTGGACTTGGATCACTTTGTCCGTTCCCCTACATTTGAAGTTGGTGGGCATAAATGGTATGCACCTATTACCAGTTAGGCAGTTACATCACAAATGATTTATATAAATGGCATGCATGCGTTATCCAACATTTTAGCTTATATGTATCCTTTAGCTCACCGTACCTACTCACTTTAGGAACTTAGTGATGGCCAGTTCTTTGTGCAAGGCAAGGCCCTTCAAATATTTTAACTGGACAGTTTAGCATTATACAACCAAAGAACTGTACCTCTATTTTATTTACAGATATGCATAGGCATTCCAGTTTCAGTAGAAACAGGTTTTTGTAATCATGCTGCACCAAAGATTCGGAAACTAGTACTAAATTCTATGTTGAATAAAAGCTAGAATTTCATTATGTATATATTTGGTACCACCTGTTCTTGGATGTGCCACATACCATCGATTATTTTCTCAGATTATTTTTGTGTAACATTGTACTCTATCTTCTACTGTAGTGATGTTTTGTTCAGATTTTTTGTACAATTGTAATGCTACCATGTTATGTCCAAAGTTCTCTTGACTACAGCCAAGCTCAGCCTCAACTTTCTGATTTCAGTAACCAGCCCTTCAAATATATTTTCCCGGGTACCCAATTATATTTGAAGTGACACTTCCCATTTTCTTCAACAGGTACATCCGCATGTATCCGCGTGGTAACAAGTACAGCACTGATTGCCTCAGCTTGTACTTATACCTGGATGTCTCGGATGAGCTCCATCTCAAGTCCAAGAAGGTGGTTGTAATGACTCTGTCCATCCTGGACCAAAAGAACGGGAAACACTTGACTGGAACTTCAGGTTCAGCTCTCCTTAGCAATTATCAGTCCTACTGATATGTGTGATTCAAGAAGCTAGTGTTCGTGAGTTGATCTTCTTACTTTTATGGTGATCGCAGGTCTCCTGGTGTTTACAGGTGGACGCAGCTGGGGATGGGCTAATTTCCTTGGACTCAAGAAACTCAAGGACCCGTCGGAAGGCTATGTAGTAGGATCGAGCTGCGTTGTGAAGGCGGATCTCACTATCGTTGGTTCATCCAATGATTGTTAGATGTTTACCTCATGGCCCGACGGAGAGATAATGCCCTTACATCCTACTTATAACTAGAATTATATTTGAGATAATGTTGTGGTAGCACTACTAAAAACTTGTGGAATGATTTAGCAGTAATGAGCTGGATTTGAGACGTGAGATGATTTCACGCATATATTCGTAGATATATGTATCGAACAGATTATGTCATCGGAAgtactttttcttttcttttcgaaacaaaggcaaaagatttgcctcgtcCATTAATTAAGCAGAAAAGAGTTGCCCAGTTAATTAttggaaaaccgggcgaaaaaccATCACAAACCACTGAGCGGCACACGGGATACCCAACACACAGTCTTCAACTAGGGCATCATCAAGACCGCACGTAGACGTCATCATCATCACTTCTCCTCTAGTAGGTCTCATCGCCAACCCTAAAACAGTGAGCAAACGACTCCGACTTTGCCGCAGATGATCATCGACCCAACCAACGCGGAAGAGGCTATATGGAGCCACATGCAGGCCTCTGACGGAGAACTACGAAGGAGATGTAGGCAAGGTTGGCGCCGTGGAGGATTACCGAACGGACCACCCATCGCTCGTCATCATATACCACCTGGCCCCGCCACGGCAGCTTAGACTTCACTGCGACAAACAGCCGAGGCAATCCCACAGACACGCCGGAGAAGAGCCAACAACCTCAACCGACGCCACGTCTCCGACCTCGTTCACCCCCATTATTGTTGCCACAAAAACCTCGAGCGAACACCGACGCCATCCACTTGTCCCGCATGTCGATGTCCAGCTCCAAAGATGAAGCCCCCTAGAGGGAAAATGACACCAAGGCGCCGCCATCGTTTGATCACTCAGGATCAAGGGTTTCCCCTGGAGCTGCACCGCCGGCTAGATCCGTGTGAGGTGTGCAACAGCAGAGCTGCAATGCCTCCAAAAGGTCAACGATAGCCACAGCCACCGCCATCAGCCCATGGCGTACCAAGCACCATGCCGGCAAGGGGTATAGGCACGCTGCCCGAGGCCAGGAGCCACCATGGATTCGGGCCGCAGTCATGCATCAAGCGCGTCAACGTGCACCATGCACGCCACAAAGCACCCACCAGAGACCAGATCTGAAACGCCCACGGCACGCAACTAAACTTCCTTGTCGCGCAGGCCCCTTGCACACCTTGCTGCCGCAACACCACCATCACCTTCGAGCCCCTCGCACGCCCAGCGCCCTTGCCACGATGCCCACGCAGCAGATCCACGCTGCCTACACCTCCCGCACGCCCAGGATGCCCGTCTGGGTCCACCACGCGCAGATCTGCATCAGCCAGATCCCTCAAAACGCGCCTCCCCACGTCGGAGCACGAGATCCGCGCAGGCCGCTAGAATCTGTGCTCCCCTTGCATCCCTCGCACACGCCTCCCCTTGCCGGCGCTCCAGATCGCCGCGCCCCTAGAATCGCTAGGACACGGCCACCCCGATGCAGCCACGCTGCACCGCCCCTACGCACGCCTCCCAGTGCTGAACCGCGGCCACTCCCAACCAGTGTGCACACTGGTGCGAGGCAGCGCCCGAGATCCTGCCGTGGCTAGCAGCCCGTGCTGGCGTAGCACCAACACGAGGAGGAAATGGCCCGCCGCCGCTGAGCCGTGCGGGCTTTGCCCAGGCGGCGTTCGCTGACAGCGGCGAGggaaggagaagaggaagggcTTTGACTGGCGGCGGCTAGGGCTTTGACTGGCGGGAGCGACCCGAGGGGTTGTATTGTTCCTTCCCCAGGCCCATCGGAAGTAATTCTATACACAATGGATGATGCAACTATATCAGACAGCTTGTCTTGCTGCATGGATGTTTGGTTCAACTAAACAAATGTTATCTCTCGCTTGGTTTTTGTGCATCACGGATGTTCCCAGTTGATGGATCATATAGTCATGTGGTTCCATGTACTAAACCACTTTCCTCTATAATTTATTTTAGAGTGAATTCTACCTTTTACCCTATAGTTGTACATTCACATATTACCCCATTTAGTAGAACCTATATTGAAATATCAGATTTTGGAGACTTTTAACATGGTTCTACCCCAGTTTTTCAATTTGCTTGTTTATGTTAGATAGGATCGACATGTTGCGTCAGTAATTCGTACAAAAATGTGTAAAGATCTGAGGGCATCATTGATGATCATGTCCAGACTTCTCTTGTCCATTTTTGGACCGCGGCCGTCACCTCACACCTTGTTTCTTAccttattttgtttcttttttctgttttctttttgtttttcctaaattcaattttttcaaaaaatgtttagaattttatAAAATGTTGAAATTCCCAATTTTGTTCATGTCTTAAAAAACCATATTTTTCAAAATTATTCAcgtttcaaaaaaaattggaattccaAATTCCAATAAAAGTTCAAAATTCCAATTTTGTTCATTTTTCAGAAAACATCATCTTAAAATAGTTCGCCGtattgaagaaaaatgttcaaCGTATATTGGAAAATGTTCACTTATAAAAAAAATGTTCTTCATGTATAGAATTTTTGTTCAGcatgcatttcaaaaaaaaaatcagcaTTATTTAAAAAAAGCTCAGTGTGTATTTGAATAAAGTTCACCGTACACTAAGAAAATGTTCGCATTTAAGAAAAGAATATTCGAAATTTGTTTATGATTTCAAAACATGTTCGCATTTCCAAGAAAATTTGTTATTTTTTCCAAGAAATGATGAAAATTAAAAAAACGGATCTGCCATTTAATTGGTACTTTAAACTTTAGGGCTGCTTTTCAGCCGTCGTCAGTGGCTAGCTCGTCTGGCTAGTACCATTAGCATGCATGTCTATGTTGGGTTTCGACTCCTGCTACATGTGGTTTTATATTTTTCACGAAATTCCCGCATTTGCTTAGCGCTTGCATTGGCCTGGCCGTTTGGTCGCCACTTTTACCCAAAACTGAACTATTATGTACATTCGCCTAAAAAAATTAAATTACATACATTAATTAATATGTATACAATATACGATTGTATAATTCATGGAAAGTCTATATTACCTTTTATACGTTTTGTGAGGGGGTGTACCAAAGCAGGGCTCTTTTAGAGCAAGTTAGTGACACTAACAACTAAATAGAACAGAATCTGAGCAAATTATACAAATAGTTCGAGAGAAGGCAAGCTACTAACCCCTGTTACAAGGCAAGCAATTCAGTTCATCCCTTGTTGCTTGGCGTGGGCTGGGATGCCACATTCTTGATACAAATAGTTTGAGAGAAGGCAAGCTACTTTATTTAAATTGGGGCAAACTACAAGATTGTGACTTTTTGTGTTCCAAAAGTTTATGAAAATCTATTGCAGCTTCCTAATATTATTGGAAGACTATTCATAAATTTTCAAGATATTTCACAAAGCAGAAGTCCCTCAATTTAATATGCATTTAATCTACCATTTTAAAGTTACTAAGGGTTGAAATTTTAATTCTGGAGTTGTCCATCCACAGTTCATGAAATTTACAGGTAGACTTCTCACATATAGGTGAAGCTATGATGAATATTACAAGATTTCTGAAGGACATACATTAGTGTATCGATTTTCGTGATGCATTCTAAAGCATTTTAGGAGGTTTTGAGTTATCCTTAATTTCACATTTTAAATTAGATGTTTATGCAACTAGTCAATGTGTACATGCAATGCGCGTTATTtgaaagtatattaagtgcatgcggatattaagtaggatattatttgcgtgttattatgtgattagcactatatttggcatgaaattaactgcacgctaaacgtgttgagcgctcgacaatGAAGCAGTccaggtcgttggattgacatgatttgatggccaagattaattggatctgcctttttgagtctttttatattggtatagatatagatatagatatagatatagacttttttttgaaaatatatagataatatagatatagatatagatgat is from Triticum aestivum cultivar Chinese Spring chromosome 1B, IWGSC CS RefSeq v2.1, whole genome shotgun sequence and encodes:
- the LOC123122210 gene encoding ubiquitin C-terminal hydrolase 12, with the translated sequence MTSHRCLRQELSQQHLTLFTALGITGTWKCPPQKKRHLEVKPMHKKAGSSTPYVALRLVAFRPSLVPGHMVHPVFELSIYNHSRRMYCGCKASYNFGFKNIFSKEHCLIPLQELLKSSAFLVDDSCVFGVEILKIDVSSPEKKAVVVQKKPTTVQNLFVQKKGFVKGTYTWNMNNFLELDLDHFVRSPTFEVGGHKWYIRMYPRGNKYSTDCLSLYLYLDVSDELHLKSKKVVVMTLSILDQKNGKHLTGTSGLLVFTGGRSWGWANFLGLKKLKDPSEGYVVGSSCVVKADLTIVGSSNDC